The Silene latifolia isolate original U9 population chromosome 4, ASM4854445v1, whole genome shotgun sequence region CCCTCTCGTTGGAATAAACTGCTCTGTAGCTTCCCCATTCCAGAGAATTTGCATTCTCGTGGAGGTCACACATTCCATCACGACATCGACGAGTAGAATAGGAAATTGCATATCATTCATTGTGGCTCTAATAAAGTCCCATATCAGCCTATCGTAGGCTTTTTCTAGGTCTATTTTTATGGCCATGAACCCCTGCTTTCCCTTCTTTTTACGCATTGAATGAATAGCCTCTTGGAACACCACTATATTGTCCGTTATTTGCCTACCCGGGACGAACCCACTCTGCGTCTCAGATATGACGTGGGGTAAGACCTTTTTGATTCGATTTGCTAAAGTTTTACTTATAATTTTATACGCGACGTTACATAAACTAATGGGTCGGAATTGAGACGCGTATTCAGGGGCATCAACTTTAGGGATAAGAACCAAATGAGTGTCATTAAATTCAGAGGGTATACCTTTTCCTTCAAGTGCTCTGATGACCATAGAACAAAGAGAGCTTTCGATCATAGCCCAGTTTTTCCGATAGAAGAGGGCTTGAAAACCGTCTGGACCCGGAGATTTTAACGAACCCATATTATTTATAACTCCTTCGATTTCTGCAATAGTATATGGACGAGTTAACCAGTTCCAATCTTTTTTATTAAAGGCTTGGAAAAGGTCCCAAGGCAGGCTGTATTCGGCTAATGATGGATAATCATCAGAGTATAATTGCTTATAAAACTCGACCAGAATGTTTTTTACCTCCATAGGATTATTACTTATTAGTCTATTCCCCATCAGCCTTTTTTAGAGAAGTGATACGATTGCGTCATCTTCTCACAAGAGTACTAACTTAAAATAAATCCGTATTTCGGTCTCCGTCTTTAATAAACTCAAGTCTTGATTTTTGATACCAAAGGAGCTCTTCATGTGCTAGCACCTCGTCCAATTCCTTACGAAGTTTTGCCTCTAATTTAATTAGATTACTGCTTCTTGCTAAAGACAACTCTCTGTGACATCCTCCTATTCTGGCAAATAATTCTTTCTTCTTCCTGAAAATATTTCCGAATACCTGCTCATTCCAAATCTGCAATTTCTGCGAGAAGGCTTGAAGTCTTGCTGGAAAAATTCCGTCTGATGGCCAGTTTTCAGAGAcaaattctttgaatttttcgTGGGAGAGCCAACATGCTTGGAAGCGAAAAGGGCGATTTAAATTGTTCATTGGGACAAACCCATTCGGAGAGATGAATAGAGGACAATGATCAGACTGAACTGCAGGCAAATGACGGACCATAGCATTCTCGAAAAGAGTTCCCCAATTTGTATTACACAGTGCTCTGTCCAGACGTGCACTTTGCCTCGTTTCAACTGAATTACCCCGTGCCCACGTATGGGAAGAGCCCGTGAATGCTAATTCAATAAGTTCGCAATTCTCTATCCAGTTATTAAAATTCTCGCACCGTCTCGCCATGTTACTATCACCACCATGACGTTCCGAAAGATACCTTGTTTCATTAAAGTCACCGGCTAAGAGCCACGGCTGATTATTAGTTCTCGCAAAGTTTTCTAGTTCGGACTA contains the following coding sequences:
- the LOC141651098 gene encoding uncharacterized protein LOC141651098: MARRCENFNNWIENCELIELAFTGSSHTWARGNSVETRQSARLDRALCNTNWGTLFENAMVRHLPAVQSDHCPLFISPNGFVPMNNLNRPFRFQACWLSHEKFKEFVSENWPSDGIFPARLQAFSQKLQIWNEQVFGNIFRKKKELFARIGGCHRELSLARSSNLIKLEAKLRKELDEVLAHEELLWYQKSRLEFIKDGDRNTDLF